A stretch of Cyanobacteriota bacterium DNA encodes these proteins:
- a CDS encoding DUF4351 domain-containing protein, translating to QWLHNLATQIDCLTQQITTQLGDLPPDLRLTLQQLSLAQLAALPVALPSLSQMADLEAWLTAQTSSADAP from the coding sequence CAATGGCTGCACAATCTTGCCACCCAGATTGATTGCCTTACCCAGCAAATCACTACCCAGCTAGGAGACCTGCCCCCTGACCTGCGACTGACATTGCAGCAGCTATCCTTAGCACAACTGGCGGCCCTGCCAGTAGCCTTGCCCAGCTTGTCCCAAATGGCTGACCTAGAAGCGTGGCTGACAGCACAAACCTCTAGCGCTGATGCACCAT